In the Arachis ipaensis cultivar K30076 chromosome B10, Araip1.1, whole genome shotgun sequence genome, one interval contains:
- the LOC107622915 gene encoding F-box protein At3g54460 isoform X1, with amino-acid sequence MKEETEKTKMSAGDSFANHKLCGFLCAVLRVTPPIRSEGYSSTSLFNDQCEIFGDGFRSRNGVVLCPLGTGSDSGQCEGGESSSSGGSGGSSSKGRRMSKVGMVNGSISVVHQLHALVSRNCITSDARVVWVEVGEGKEVRAVVLIDVYVTIELWSGWQFPRSGPVAGAFFSHLSCDWDKRSSILSDPDYFMKTFGTSDNIWNLSDCHVLGCKLHCGASDSSKKRLFELHEIFKMVPGVGKQQKSNNSRIVPIDNAFGSGIWEISDDILTKILACLGPMDLTRVSATCRHLRSLAASVMPCTKLNLFPHQQTAVEWMLHRERNFEQLLHPLYIALLTEDGFSFHVNTVSGEIISEETPTIRDFRGGMFCDEPGLGKTVTTLSLIVKTQGTLADPPDGAEVIWCQHNGNQKCGYYEISGKRDVAQDTSKNNENHDYSSKRARLMNPAGKITTQNDVISAEAMKSPVDASFEESVPASRSTRSLSCVKKKLNLSFEDEDLIFKERRVGMRSHKRNHASDIASCVPPNKLVNASYGRGKSSKLRGNPKVDCLESNDTWIQCDACHKWRKLADNIMANSSAAWFCSMNTDPSYQSCSVPEQHFQNSCKITYLPGFHLKGTLGGLEQNISFFISVLKEHCTLLNSQSKKALTWLVKLSADRIAGMETHGIRGPILNSCSTSNGYFNAFHKIFQAFGLVKRVEKGICKWYYPQNLSNLTFDVKALGMALREPLDFVRLYLSRATLIVVPANLVDHWKTQIEKHVTPGQLRVYVCVDQRKPSAHCLAWDYDVVITTFSRLSAEWNPRKRSVLMQVHWFRIILDEGHTLGSSLNLTNKLQMAISMMASNRWILTGTPTPNTPNSQLPHLQPLLRFLHEEAYGLNQKSWEAGILRPFEAEMEEGRSRLLHLIQKCMISARKVDLQNIPPCIKKVVYVDFSEEHARSYNELVLTVRRNILMADWNDPSHVESLLNPKQWKFRSATIKNVRLSCCVAGHIKVTHAGEDIQETMDILAQSGLDPTSAEYSSIRYSLLFGGNCVRCKEWCRLPLITPCRHLLCLDCVSLDNMKCTYPGCGKPYEMESPDSLARPENPNPKWPVPKDLIELQPSYKQDDWDPDWQSTSSSKVSYLVQRLKALQEINEEMGFCKAKSNHELDTENSFPMHMRDGGSLFQECSIRSTMTNMKPDKVLIFSQFLEHIHVIEQQLTIAGIKYAGMYSPMHSSSKKKSLATFQHDSSCMALVMDGSAALGLDLSFVTHVFLMEPIWDRSMEEQVISRAHRMGASRPIHVETLAMRGTIEEQMVEYLQDADKCRRFPSQDAPKSVDDSGARGHRSLHDFAESSYLLKLRFVYTNPETLKGLYKIVFPQILKR; translated from the exons ATGAAGGAGGAAACAGAAAAAACAAAAATGTCCGCGGGCGATTCCTTCGCGAACCACAAGCTATGCGGTTTCCTCTGTGCCGTTCTCAGAGTCACTCCTCCAATTCGATCTGAAGGATATAGTTCCACTTCTTTGTTCAACGACCAATGCGAGATCTTCGGCGACGGTTTCCGGTCCCGGAATGGCGTCGTTTTGTGTCCGTTGGGGACTGGTTCGGATTCAGGACAATGCGAAGGAGGAGAGAGTAGTAGCAGTGGTGGTAGCGGCGGATCCTCTTCGAAAGGGAGGAGGATGAGTAAGGTTGGGATGGTGAATGGGAGCATTAGCGTGGTTCACCAGCTTCACGCTCTGGTGAGCCGCAACTGCATCACGAGTGATGCTCGAGTGGTGTGGGTGGAGGTCGGTGAAGGGAAGGAGGTGAGGGCGGTGGTACTCATCGATGTCTACGTTACAATTGAGCTCTGGAGTGGCTGGCAGTTCCCACGGTCGGGGCCGGTTGCCGGCGCTTTCTTTAGCCACCTGAG CTGTGATTGGGACAAGAGAAGTTCGATACTTTCTGATCCAGACTATTTTATGAAGACTTTTGGGACAAGCGACAACATCTGGAACCTTTCTGACTGTCATGTACTTGGTTGCAAGCTCCATTGTGGTGCGAGTGATTCTTCAAAGAAAAGACTATTTGAACTTCATGAAATATTTAAGATGGTACCTGGTGTTGGAAAACAGCAGAAATCTAACAATTCAAGGATAGTACCTATTGATAATGCTTTCGGATCTGGGATTTGGGAGATATCTGATGATATTTTAACCAAAATTTTAGCTTGCCTTGGTCCAATGGACCTCACTAGGGTATCTGCAACATGTCGACATCTCAGATCCTTGGCTGCTTCAGTAATGCCTTGTACAAAGTTAAATCTCTTTCCTCATCAGCAGACTGCAGTTGAGTGGATGTTGCATCGTGAGCGAAATTTTGAACAGTTGCTACATCCCTTATATATTGCTCTCTTAACTGAAGATGGCTTTAGTTTCCACGTGAATACTGTATCTGGGGAAATAATTTCTGAGGAAACTCCCACCATCAGAGATTTTCGCGGAGGGATGTTTTGTGATGAGCCTGGCTTGGGTAAGACTGTAACAACACTTTCTCTTATTGTGAAGACACAAGGTACTCTGGCAGATCCACCAGACGGGGCAGAAGTAATCTGGTGTCAACATAATGGTAACCAGAAATGTGGTTATTATGAGATCAGTGGTAAGAGGGATGTGGCCCAAGATACTAGTAAGAATAATGAGAACCATGACTACTCCTCAAAAAGAGCCAGATTGATGAATCCTGCTGGGAAAATTACTACACAAAATGACGTAATTTCTGCAGAAGCTATGAAATCGCCTGTAGATGCATCCTTTGAAGAATCGGTGCCTGCCAGTCGAAGCACTAGGAGTCTCAGTTGCGTCAAGAAAAAACTGAATCTctcctttgaagatgaagactTGATTTTCAAGGAAAGAAGAGTTGGTATGAGATCACATAAAAGAAATCATGCATCAGATATTGCATCATGTGTACCACCAAATAAACTAGTTAATGCTTCATATGGACGTGGGAAAAGTTCCAAGTTGCGTGGGAATCCTAAAGTTGATTGTTTGGAGTCCAATGATACATGGATTCAGTGCGATGCATGTCACAAATGGCGAAAGCTTGCAGATAATATTATGGCTAATTCTAGTGCAGCATGGTTTTGTAGTATGAACACTGACCCTTCATATCAGAGTTGTAGTGTCCCAGAACAACATTTCCAGAATAGCTGTAAGATAACATACTTGCCAGGATTTCACTTGAAAGGAACTCTTGGGGGTTTGGAACAAAATATTTCCTTTTTCATTAGTGTTCTTAAGGAGCACTGTACATTGCTGAATTCTCAGTCAAAGAAGGCTCTGACTTGGTTGGTTAAACTTTCAGCAGATCGGATTGCAGGAATGGAAACACATGGCATACGGGGGCCCATTTTGAACTCTTGTAGTACGTCTAATGGATATTTTAATGCATTCCACAAAATATTTCAAGCATTTGGCCTTGTAAAGAGAGTAGAGAAAGGTATATGCAAGTGGTACTACCCACAAAATCTTAGCAATTTGACTTTTGATGTGAAAGCACTTGGCATGGCTCTGCGTGAGCCATTAGATTTTGTGAGGCTATACTTGTCAAGAGCAACCCTCATAGTTGTTCCAGCAAATCTGGTTGATCATTGGAAAACACAAATAGAGAAGCATGTAACTCCTGGTCAATTGCGGGTGTATGTTTGCGTTGATCAGCGGAAGCCATCTGCACACTGTTTAGCTTGGGATTATGATGTTGTTATAACTACCTTTAGCCGTTTAAGTGCAGAGTGGAACCCACGTAAGAGGAGTGTTTTGATGCAAGTACATTGGTTTAGGATAATTTTAGACGAAGGTCACACTCTTGGCTCAAGCCTGAACTTAACAAACAAGTTGCAAATGGCTATTTCAATGATGGCTTCAAATCGTTGGATACTAACAGGTACTCCAACACCTAACACCCCTAACAGCCAACTCCCACATCTACAACCTCTGCTAAGGTTCCTTCATGAAGAAGCTTATGGACTGAATCAGAAGTCGTGGGAAGCTGGCATCCTTAGGCCATTTGAGGCAGAGATGGAGGAAGGAAGGTCGCGCCTGTTGCATTTAATTCAGAAGTGCATGATTAGTGCAAGAAAGGTAGACTTGCAAAACATTCCGCCATGCATTAAGAAAGTTGTTTATGTGGATTTCAGTGAGGAACATGCTAGAAGTTACAATGAATTGGTACTCACTGTTCGGCGTAATATATTGATGGCTGATTGGAATGACCCTTCACATGTTGAGAGTCTACTGAATCCAAAACAATGGAAATTTCGAAGTGCAACCATAAAGAATGTGAGGCTGTCTTGCTGTGTTGCTGGGCATATTAAAGTTACACATGCTGGAGAAGATATTCAGGAAACAATGGATATTTTAGCACAAAGTGGTCTTGATCCTACTTCGGCGGAGTATAGCTCCATAAGATATAGTCTCCTATTTGGTGGTAATTGTGTCAG ATGCAAGGAGTGGTGCCGCCTTCCTCTCATTACACCTTGTCGCCATCTATTGTGCCTTGATTGTGTTTCTTTAGACAATATGAAGTGTACATACCCTGGATGTGGTAAACCATACGAAATGGAGAGTCCTGATTCATTGGCCCGACCAGAAAATCCTAACCCAAAGTGGCCTGTGCCCAAAGATCTTATTGAGTTGCAGCCTTCGTATAAGCAG GATGATTGGGATCCTGATTGGCAATCAACTTCTAGTAGTAAAGTCTCCTATCTTGTCCAGAGGTTAAAAGCTTTGCAAGAAATCAATGAAGAGATGGGTTTCTGCAAAGCCAAGAGCAATCATGAGCTTGATACTGAGAATAGCTTCCCTATGCATATGAGAGATGGTGGATCATTATTCCAGGAATGTTCTATAAGAAGCACTATGACCAATATGAAACCTGACAAAGTTTTGATATTTTCCCAGTTTCTGGAGCATATACATGTCATTGAACAGCAG TTGACCATTGCTGGTATCAAATATGCTGGAATGTATAGCCCAATGCATTCAAGCAGCAAG AAGAAGTCATTAGCCACATTCCAGCATGATTCAAGTTGTATGGCACTTGTGATGGATGGAAGCGCTGCATTGGGGCTTGACCTGAGTTTCGTTACGCATGTATTTTTGATGGAGCCAATTTGGGACAGAAG TATGGAGGAGCAAGTAATTAGCCGTGCCCATCGCATGGGTGCTTCTCGTCCTATTCATGTGGAAACCTTGGCAATGCGTGGTACCATTGAAGAACAAATGGTGGAGTATTTACAG GATGCTGATAAATGTAGAAGATTTCCTAGTCAAGATGCTCCCAAATCTGTAGATGATAGCGGGGCACGAGGACACCGTTCATTACATGATTTTGCTGAAAGTAGTTATCTACTCAAACTTAGATTTGTATATACTAATCCAGAAACCCTAAAAGGTTTGTATAAAATTGTTTTTCCGCAAATTTTGAAGCGATAG
- the LOC107622915 gene encoding F-box protein At3g54460 isoform X2, giving the protein MKEETEKTKMSAGDSFANHKLCGFLCAVLRVTPPIRSEGYSSTSLFNDQCEIFGDGFRSRNGVVLCPLGTGSDSGQCEGGESSSSGGSGGSSSKGRRMSKVGMVNGSISVVHQLHALVSRNCITSDARVVWVEVGEGKEVRAVVLIDVYVTIELWSGWQFPRSGPVAGAFFSHLSCDWDKRSSILSDPDYFMKTFGTSDNIWNLSDCHVLGCKLHCGASDSSKKRLFELHEIFKMVPGVGKQQKSNNSRIVPIDNAFGSGIWEISDDILTKILACLGPMDLTRVSATCRHLRSLAASVMPCTKLNLFPHQQTAVEWMLHRERNFEQLLHPLYIALLTEDGFSFHVNTVSGEIISEETPTIRDFRGGMFCDEPGLGKTVTTLSLIVKTQGTLADPPDGAEVIWCQHNGNQKCGYYEISGKRDVAQDTSKNNENHDYSSKRARLMNPAGKITTQNDVISAEAMKSPVDASFEESVPASRSTRSLSCVKKKLNLSFEDEDLIFKERRVGMRSHKRNHASDIASCVPPNKLVNASYGRGKSSKLRGNPKVDCLESNDTWIQCDACHKWRKLADNIMANSSAAWFCSMNTDPSYQSCSVPEQHFQNSCKITYLPGFHLKGTLGGLEQNISFFISVLKEHCTLLNSQSKKALTWLVKLSADRIAGMETHGIRGPILNSCSTSNGYFNAFHKIFQAFGLVKRVEKGICKWYYPQNLSNLTFDVKALGMALREPLDFVRLYLSRATLIVVPANLVDHWKTQIEKHVTPGQLRVYVCVDQRKPSAHCLAWDYDVVITTFSRLSAEWNPRKRSVLMQVHWFRIILDEGHTLGSSLNLTNKLQMAISMMASNRWILTGTPTPNTPNSQLPHLQPLLRFLHEEAYGLNQKSWEAGILRPFEAEMEEGRSRLLHLIQKCMISARKVDLQNIPPCIKKVVYVDFSEEHARSYNELVLTVRRNILMADWNDPSHVESLLNPKQWKFRSATIKNVRLSCCVAGHIKVTHAGEDIQETMDILAQSGLDPTSAEYSSIRYSLLFGGNCVRCKEWCRLPLITPCRHLLCLDCVSLDNMKCTYPGCGKPYEMESPDSLARPENPNPKWPVPKDLIELQPSYKQDDWDPDWQSTSSSKVSYLVQRLKALQEINEEMGFCKAKSNHELDTENSFPMHMRDGGSLFQECSIRSTMTNMKPDKVLIFSQFLEHIHVIEQQISSSLSVDHCWYQICWNV; this is encoded by the exons ATGAAGGAGGAAACAGAAAAAACAAAAATGTCCGCGGGCGATTCCTTCGCGAACCACAAGCTATGCGGTTTCCTCTGTGCCGTTCTCAGAGTCACTCCTCCAATTCGATCTGAAGGATATAGTTCCACTTCTTTGTTCAACGACCAATGCGAGATCTTCGGCGACGGTTTCCGGTCCCGGAATGGCGTCGTTTTGTGTCCGTTGGGGACTGGTTCGGATTCAGGACAATGCGAAGGAGGAGAGAGTAGTAGCAGTGGTGGTAGCGGCGGATCCTCTTCGAAAGGGAGGAGGATGAGTAAGGTTGGGATGGTGAATGGGAGCATTAGCGTGGTTCACCAGCTTCACGCTCTGGTGAGCCGCAACTGCATCACGAGTGATGCTCGAGTGGTGTGGGTGGAGGTCGGTGAAGGGAAGGAGGTGAGGGCGGTGGTACTCATCGATGTCTACGTTACAATTGAGCTCTGGAGTGGCTGGCAGTTCCCACGGTCGGGGCCGGTTGCCGGCGCTTTCTTTAGCCACCTGAG CTGTGATTGGGACAAGAGAAGTTCGATACTTTCTGATCCAGACTATTTTATGAAGACTTTTGGGACAAGCGACAACATCTGGAACCTTTCTGACTGTCATGTACTTGGTTGCAAGCTCCATTGTGGTGCGAGTGATTCTTCAAAGAAAAGACTATTTGAACTTCATGAAATATTTAAGATGGTACCTGGTGTTGGAAAACAGCAGAAATCTAACAATTCAAGGATAGTACCTATTGATAATGCTTTCGGATCTGGGATTTGGGAGATATCTGATGATATTTTAACCAAAATTTTAGCTTGCCTTGGTCCAATGGACCTCACTAGGGTATCTGCAACATGTCGACATCTCAGATCCTTGGCTGCTTCAGTAATGCCTTGTACAAAGTTAAATCTCTTTCCTCATCAGCAGACTGCAGTTGAGTGGATGTTGCATCGTGAGCGAAATTTTGAACAGTTGCTACATCCCTTATATATTGCTCTCTTAACTGAAGATGGCTTTAGTTTCCACGTGAATACTGTATCTGGGGAAATAATTTCTGAGGAAACTCCCACCATCAGAGATTTTCGCGGAGGGATGTTTTGTGATGAGCCTGGCTTGGGTAAGACTGTAACAACACTTTCTCTTATTGTGAAGACACAAGGTACTCTGGCAGATCCACCAGACGGGGCAGAAGTAATCTGGTGTCAACATAATGGTAACCAGAAATGTGGTTATTATGAGATCAGTGGTAAGAGGGATGTGGCCCAAGATACTAGTAAGAATAATGAGAACCATGACTACTCCTCAAAAAGAGCCAGATTGATGAATCCTGCTGGGAAAATTACTACACAAAATGACGTAATTTCTGCAGAAGCTATGAAATCGCCTGTAGATGCATCCTTTGAAGAATCGGTGCCTGCCAGTCGAAGCACTAGGAGTCTCAGTTGCGTCAAGAAAAAACTGAATCTctcctttgaagatgaagactTGATTTTCAAGGAAAGAAGAGTTGGTATGAGATCACATAAAAGAAATCATGCATCAGATATTGCATCATGTGTACCACCAAATAAACTAGTTAATGCTTCATATGGACGTGGGAAAAGTTCCAAGTTGCGTGGGAATCCTAAAGTTGATTGTTTGGAGTCCAATGATACATGGATTCAGTGCGATGCATGTCACAAATGGCGAAAGCTTGCAGATAATATTATGGCTAATTCTAGTGCAGCATGGTTTTGTAGTATGAACACTGACCCTTCATATCAGAGTTGTAGTGTCCCAGAACAACATTTCCAGAATAGCTGTAAGATAACATACTTGCCAGGATTTCACTTGAAAGGAACTCTTGGGGGTTTGGAACAAAATATTTCCTTTTTCATTAGTGTTCTTAAGGAGCACTGTACATTGCTGAATTCTCAGTCAAAGAAGGCTCTGACTTGGTTGGTTAAACTTTCAGCAGATCGGATTGCAGGAATGGAAACACATGGCATACGGGGGCCCATTTTGAACTCTTGTAGTACGTCTAATGGATATTTTAATGCATTCCACAAAATATTTCAAGCATTTGGCCTTGTAAAGAGAGTAGAGAAAGGTATATGCAAGTGGTACTACCCACAAAATCTTAGCAATTTGACTTTTGATGTGAAAGCACTTGGCATGGCTCTGCGTGAGCCATTAGATTTTGTGAGGCTATACTTGTCAAGAGCAACCCTCATAGTTGTTCCAGCAAATCTGGTTGATCATTGGAAAACACAAATAGAGAAGCATGTAACTCCTGGTCAATTGCGGGTGTATGTTTGCGTTGATCAGCGGAAGCCATCTGCACACTGTTTAGCTTGGGATTATGATGTTGTTATAACTACCTTTAGCCGTTTAAGTGCAGAGTGGAACCCACGTAAGAGGAGTGTTTTGATGCAAGTACATTGGTTTAGGATAATTTTAGACGAAGGTCACACTCTTGGCTCAAGCCTGAACTTAACAAACAAGTTGCAAATGGCTATTTCAATGATGGCTTCAAATCGTTGGATACTAACAGGTACTCCAACACCTAACACCCCTAACAGCCAACTCCCACATCTACAACCTCTGCTAAGGTTCCTTCATGAAGAAGCTTATGGACTGAATCAGAAGTCGTGGGAAGCTGGCATCCTTAGGCCATTTGAGGCAGAGATGGAGGAAGGAAGGTCGCGCCTGTTGCATTTAATTCAGAAGTGCATGATTAGTGCAAGAAAGGTAGACTTGCAAAACATTCCGCCATGCATTAAGAAAGTTGTTTATGTGGATTTCAGTGAGGAACATGCTAGAAGTTACAATGAATTGGTACTCACTGTTCGGCGTAATATATTGATGGCTGATTGGAATGACCCTTCACATGTTGAGAGTCTACTGAATCCAAAACAATGGAAATTTCGAAGTGCAACCATAAAGAATGTGAGGCTGTCTTGCTGTGTTGCTGGGCATATTAAAGTTACACATGCTGGAGAAGATATTCAGGAAACAATGGATATTTTAGCACAAAGTGGTCTTGATCCTACTTCGGCGGAGTATAGCTCCATAAGATATAGTCTCCTATTTGGTGGTAATTGTGTCAG ATGCAAGGAGTGGTGCCGCCTTCCTCTCATTACACCTTGTCGCCATCTATTGTGCCTTGATTGTGTTTCTTTAGACAATATGAAGTGTACATACCCTGGATGTGGTAAACCATACGAAATGGAGAGTCCTGATTCATTGGCCCGACCAGAAAATCCTAACCCAAAGTGGCCTGTGCCCAAAGATCTTATTGAGTTGCAGCCTTCGTATAAGCAG GATGATTGGGATCCTGATTGGCAATCAACTTCTAGTAGTAAAGTCTCCTATCTTGTCCAGAGGTTAAAAGCTTTGCAAGAAATCAATGAAGAGATGGGTTTCTGCAAAGCCAAGAGCAATCATGAGCTTGATACTGAGAATAGCTTCCCTATGCATATGAGAGATGGTGGATCATTATTCCAGGAATGTTCTATAAGAAGCACTATGACCAATATGAAACCTGACAAAGTTTTGATATTTTCCCAGTTTCTGGAGCATATACATGTCATTGAACAGCAG ATTTCTTCATCTTTGTCAGTTGACCATTGCTGGTATCAAATATGCTGGAATGTATAG
- the LOC107624261 gene encoding uncharacterized protein LOC107624261: MARDSVLTRVATGAAVGGAIGGAVGAVYGTYDAIRYKVPGALKIRHIGQTTLGSAAVFSLFLAAGTLIRSH; the protein is encoded by the exons ATGGCTAGAGACAGCGTTCTCACCCGAGTGGCAACCGGAGCCGCTGTGGGCGGTGCTATCGGCGGCGCAGTCG GTGCTGTTTATGGGACATACGATGCGATTAGGTATAAG GTTCCTGGAGCCCTCAAGATAAGGCACATCGGACAGACAACTCTAGGAAGTGCAGCTGTATTTAGCTTGTTCCTTGCTGCAGGAACCTTGATTCGTTCTCACTAA